A single Vibrio sp. YMD68 DNA region contains:
- the hemG gene encoding menaquinone-dependent protoporphyrinogen IX dehydrogenase, with amino-acid sequence MKALFLYSSQDGQTKKIIHYIQQELDLNECDVIDIHQADTVELGKYERVLIGASIRYGHLNKKLYQFIQNHQSSLESGKSAFFCVNLTARKEEQGKDTPEGSVYIKTFLNKSPWKPKLIGVFAGALYYPRYKWIDKVMIRFIMKLTGGETDTSKEVEYTNWSKVTLFAKQFNDM; translated from the coding sequence ATGAAAGCTCTCTTTTTATATTCAAGCCAAGACGGTCAAACAAAAAAGATCATCCATTATATTCAACAAGAGTTGGATCTTAATGAGTGTGATGTAATAGACATACACCAAGCCGATACGGTGGAACTGGGTAAGTATGAAAGAGTGTTGATTGGTGCTTCAATACGATACGGTCATCTTAATAAGAAACTCTACCAATTTATTCAAAATCACCAAAGCAGCCTAGAATCAGGAAAGTCTGCATTTTTCTGTGTTAACTTGACGGCGAGAAAAGAAGAGCAAGGAAAGGACACTCCTGAAGGTAGCGTCTATATAAAGACTTTTTTAAACAAGTCCCCGTGGAAGCCAAAACTTATCGGTGTATTTGCCGGTGCTCTTTATTACCCTCGTTATAAGTGGATTGATAAGGTGATGATTCGCTTTATTATGAAATTGACGGGTGGAGAAACAGATACAAGTAAAGAAGTCGAATACACCAACTGGTCAAAGGTCACTTTATTTGCAAAACAGTTCAATGATATGTAG
- a CDS encoding major capsid protein P2, which translates to MSQALRQAMNMLRSNVMPRRHEIDRWENIRAGGEAILTIPVGPTYWAIEFILNNLALTDIEYFQFKLNGRPHIHVTPQEMKKLAQEAGIHWDDSRPTLYFGDPSMLTWEGQFLKTMVTKVTDTWKCYVRIKSGVTNPEITSNALTTPSEPERYFLPEIISTSYRAGRAGFNDINIDNEADFYVSRLFMEGSDLEHIEIKRDGTTFLKGSVEDIDADLRRFKRVPQTDNLILDFVQQGFGALGVFNKMAPMGDLVFRVKKASAGDFPVLIEGVRQVTAFPSVK; encoded by the coding sequence ATGTCTCAAGCTCTACGCCAAGCTATGAATATGCTTCGCTCTAACGTCATGCCACGCCGTCATGAAATTGACCGCTGGGAAAATATCCGCGCGGGCGGTGAAGCTATTCTTACTATCCCGGTTGGTCCTACTTACTGGGCAATTGAATTTATCCTTAACAATCTTGCACTCACCGACATTGAGTATTTCCAGTTTAAGTTGAACGGTCGTCCTCATATTCACGTGACCCCTCAAGAAATGAAAAAGCTTGCACAGGAAGCGGGTATTCATTGGGATGATTCTCGTCCAACGTTGTATTTTGGCGATCCGTCAATGCTGACATGGGAAGGTCAGTTTTTAAAAACCATGGTCACTAAGGTTACTGATACATGGAAATGCTACGTGCGCATCAAATCGGGTGTAACCAACCCAGAAATTACGTCTAACGCACTCACAACACCAAGCGAGCCGGAGCGTTACTTCTTACCGGAAATCATATCTACGTCATACCGTGCAGGTCGAGCAGGCTTTAACGACATTAACATTGATAACGAAGCGGACTTTTACGTTTCACGCCTCTTTATGGAAGGCAGCGACTTAGAGCACATCGAAATTAAACGCGATGGCACCACCTTCTTAAAAGGCAGTGTCGAAGATATTGACGCTGACCTACGCCGTTTTAAGCGTGTACCTCAAACCGACAACCTAATCCTTGATTTTGTTCAGCAAGGCTTTGGGGCGCTCGGTGTCTTCAACAAAATGGCACCAATGGGTGATTTGGTGTTCCGAGTGAAAAAGGCCTCTGCCGGTGATTTTCCCGTTCTTATTGAAGGTGTTCGTCAAGTGACTGCCTTTCCATCAGTGAAGTAA
- a CDS encoding structural protein P5 produces the protein MNKLQMGTLGGIALIGLQLFRHRHSGNPAKTAIEEIIGMGTPRGIRNNNPTNIKHSEHNDWIGQTGSDGTFAVFGSPEYGIRAATKLIQNYQSKYNLGTVRDIIGRWAPAGEENPHVENYIKHVSKRLGISENNHKVLTSQYPVLIAAMIEFENGVQPYDMDLIAHGVSLA, from the coding sequence ATGAATAAACTTCAGATGGGAACGCTCGGTGGTATTGCGCTCATCGGGTTGCAACTTTTTAGACATAGACATTCAGGCAATCCAGCCAAAACCGCTATCGAGGAGATAATCGGAATGGGAACACCACGAGGTATTCGTAACAACAACCCAACCAACATTAAGCACAGTGAACATAATGATTGGATTGGGCAAACGGGAAGTGATGGCACATTTGCAGTATTTGGTTCGCCAGAATATGGCATTCGCGCAGCAACAAAGCTTATCCAAAACTACCAAAGCAAGTACAACTTAGGCACGGTGCGCGACATTATCGGACGATGGGCACCAGCAGGTGAAGAGAACCCGCATGTTGAAAACTACATCAAACATGTCTCTAAGCGCCTAGGTATCAGCGAAAATAACCACAAAGTACTGACTTCACAATATCCAGTACTTATAGCCGCTATGATTGAGTTTGAAAATGGGGTACAGCCCTATGATATGGACTTGATCGCCCACGGTGTATCTTTGGCTTAA
- a CDS encoding replication endonuclease, which translates to MLSTSFGNHFLDKLPRIVQDDVRFAISQRQKRTSATRENMQRFTNDAMKHALKWSPRIEDKFPFVDERTNAPDRPRFHSRARSSVELNHQVLMNDEALEHLAFNLTELFTRTMGDIAPTDTERGYLNALQYTFHEIEKVMKSVHINAPSLKKKHKDIVDAERELERAIRRCLDVDYLIRKFKFLRGQYIEFSQIALDRVGARKSQRHYVSRRSFARWRKKQIETKQFIDSMSVMSQETGQSFDLKDVVKRTTANPENRRIELVVRSRGDEERAIDLGYEGVFITWTLPSKYHRNSSKWGGYTPKEGHQNIMEQWKLARAWLKKLDIDWFGLRVAEPHKDGTPHAHLFLYVHPSQTAELIRLCEGIACNEDKPELYNKEGQFEKERRIKIERCDPAKGTATGYIIKYISKNINGAHMPETDAQEAAFSARAWASVHRIKQFSQSGAPSVGLWRQLRRATAQDTAFDEELEALREHADNSRWKGFCELGFKAKLAYEEKLNDYGDVVKRVIGIEWLGKVIETCSEHFNLVKTKDVKRLALALKKGGALPWSTENKCNQTPEKAVTPLEKALMDVTGWSVKGIQCLLAPLSKGAKVPIDKHITLSIQNGQLRVT; encoded by the coding sequence ATGCTAAGTACATCCTTTGGTAATCACTTCCTCGATAAACTGCCGCGCATCGTTCAAGACGATGTGCGCTTTGCCATATCTCAACGCCAAAAACGCACAAGCGCAACACGAGAGAATATGCAACGCTTTACCAATGACGCGATGAAACACGCCCTTAAGTGGTCGCCACGTATCGAAGATAAATTCCCGTTTGTGGATGAGCGCACCAATGCTCCTGACAGGCCTCGCTTTCATAGTCGCGCCCGCTCATCTGTTGAGTTGAATCATCAAGTGTTAATGAATGATGAAGCACTTGAACACTTAGCGTTTAATCTGACGGAGCTATTCACCCGAACCATGGGCGATATTGCGCCAACTGACACCGAACGAGGCTATTTGAACGCTTTGCAATACACTTTTCACGAAATAGAAAAGGTAATGAAAAGCGTCCATATCAACGCCCCCTCTCTTAAGAAAAAACACAAAGACATTGTTGATGCAGAAAGAGAGCTTGAACGCGCTATTCGTCGTTGTCTGGATGTGGATTACCTTATACGTAAGTTTAAATTTCTGCGAGGTCAATACATTGAATTTTCACAAATTGCCCTTGATAGAGTCGGAGCCCGTAAAAGTCAGCGTCATTATGTCTCTCGTCGGTCATTCGCTCGATGGCGTAAAAAGCAAATAGAAACCAAGCAATTCATTGATTCCATGTCAGTGATGAGTCAGGAGACAGGACAAAGTTTTGATTTAAAAGACGTCGTAAAGCGTACCACCGCCAATCCTGAAAACCGCCGTATTGAATTAGTGGTTCGCAGTCGGGGTGATGAAGAGCGTGCCATTGATTTGGGTTATGAAGGGGTATTCATTACATGGACATTACCAAGTAAATACCACCGTAATTCAAGTAAATGGGGAGGCTACACCCCTAAAGAGGGGCATCAAAACATCATGGAGCAATGGAAATTAGCCCGTGCTTGGCTCAAAAAATTAGATATTGACTGGTTTGGGCTACGAGTGGCTGAGCCACACAAAGACGGCACCCCACACGCTCACCTGTTTTTGTATGTTCATCCCTCACAAACGGCTGAGCTTATCCGCCTCTGTGAAGGTATTGCTTGCAATGAAGATAAGCCAGAGCTTTACAACAAAGAGGGGCAATTTGAAAAAGAGCGTCGAATTAAAATAGAACGTTGCGATCCTGCGAAAGGCACTGCAACGGGCTACATCATCAAATACATTTCCAAGAACATTAACGGGGCACACATGCCAGAAACAGACGCACAAGAGGCCGCATTCTCTGCCCGTGCGTGGGCATCCGTTCATCGTATTAAGCAGTTTTCTCAAAGTGGTGCACCTTCAGTTGGCCTATGGCGTCAACTGCGTCGAGCCACCGCACAAGACACAGCCTTTGATGAGGAATTAGAAGCCCTTCGAGAACATGCGGACAATTCACGCTGGAAGGGGTTTTGTGAGTTGGGCTTTAAGGCAAAGCTAGCCTATGAAGAAAAATTAAATGATTACGGTGATGTGGTCAAACGGGTCATTGGTATTGAGTGGCTCGGTAAGGTGATCGAAACCTGCAGCGAGCACTTTAATTTGGTGAAAACTAAAGACGTCAAACGCCTTGCTCTTGCTCTTAAAAAGGGCGGCGCCCTTCCTTGGAGCACTGAAAATAAGTGTAACCAGACTCCAGAAAAGGCGGTTACACCACTAGAGAAAGCATTGATGGACGTGACCGGATGGAGCGTTAAAGGTATTCAATGCTTGCTCGCACCACTGTCAAAGGGGGCAAAAGTTCCCATTGATAAACACATCACCCTAAGTATCCAAAATGGGCAGCTTAGGGTGACATAA